A portion of the Thermotoga sp. SG1 genome contains these proteins:
- the apt gene encoding adenine phosphoribosyltransferase, which produces MDLKQFIRDIPDFPQKGIIFRDITPLLKDSRAFREAIDRMCELVSDREFDLVVAPEARGFILGSAMAYKLGKGFVPVRKPGKLPYRTVYEEYQLEYGTEQLHIHEDAIERDQKVLIVDDVLATGGTAEALIRLVKKLGGEISALAFLVELSYLSPRKRLEGYDIKTLIVY; this is translated from the coding sequence TTGGATCTGAAACAGTTCATTAGGGACATACCGGATTTTCCACAAAAAGGAATCATCTTCAGAGACATCACACCACTCCTCAAAGACAGCAGGGCTTTCAGAGAGGCCATCGACAGAATGTGTGAACTCGTCTCAGACAGGGAGTTCGATCTGGTTGTTGCCCCCGAGGCGAGGGGTTTCATTCTCGGATCCGCCATGGCTTACAAACTGGGAAAGGGATTCGTTCCCGTGAGAAAACCCGGAAAGCTCCCCTACAGGACCGTGTACGAGGAGTACCAACTGGAGTACGGAACCGAACAACTTCACATCCACGAAGATGCGATAGAAAGAGATCAGAAAGTCCTCATAGTGGACGATGTGCTGGCAACGGGCGGAACAGCAGAGGCACTGATAAGGCTGGTCAAAAAACTCGGAGGGGAAATCTCTGCTCTTGCCTTTCTTGTGGAACTTTCCTACCTGAGCCCGAGAAAAAGGCTCGAAGGTTACGACATCAAGACACTGATAGTTTACTGA
- a CDS encoding glucose-6-phosphate isomerase, whose protein sequence is MALKFDFSNLFEPNISGGLREEDLVRAKEKVIEAIKNFTENTPDFARLDREWIDSVKELEEWVVNFDTVVVLGIGGSGLGNLALHYSLRPLNWNEMSREERNGYARVFVVDNVDPDLMASVLDRIDLKTTLFNVISKSGSTAEVMANYSIIRGILEANGLDPKEHILITTDPEKGFLRKMVKEEGFRSLEVPPGVGGRFSVLTPVGLFSAMAEGIDIEELHEGARDAFERCRKEDLFENPAAMIALTHYLYLERGKNISVMMAYSNRMTYLVDWYRQLWAESLGKRYNLRGEEVFTGQTPVKAIGATDQHSQIQLYNEGPNDKVITFLRVENFDREIIIPDTGREELKYLARKRLSELLLAEQTGTEEALKKNNRPNMKVIFDRLTPYNVGQFFAYYEAATAFMGYLLEINPFDQPGVELGKKITFALMGREGYEYEIKDRIKKVIIE, encoded by the coding sequence ATGGCTTTGAAGTTTGATTTTTCAAATCTTTTTGAACCGAACATCTCCGGTGGTCTGAGAGAAGAAGATCTGGTGAGAGCAAAGGAAAAGGTGATAGAGGCGATAAAGAATTTCACTGAGAACACGCCGGATTTTGCCAGACTGGACAGAGAATGGATCGATTCGGTGAAGGAACTCGAGGAGTGGGTGGTGAACTTCGACACGGTGGTCGTTTTGGGAATTGGGGGATCTGGTCTTGGAAACCTTGCCCTTCATTATTCGCTGAGACCTCTGAACTGGAACGAGATGTCGAGAGAGGAAAGAAACGGCTATGCGAGAGTCTTCGTTGTGGACAATGTAGATCCTGATCTCATGGCCTCTGTTCTCGACAGGATAGATCTGAAGACTACACTGTTCAACGTGATCTCAAAATCCGGATCCACAGCTGAGGTCATGGCGAACTACTCGATCATAAGGGGGATTCTGGAAGCAAACGGTTTGGATCCGAAAGAACACATCCTCATCACAACAGATCCAGAGAAAGGCTTTTTGAGAAAAATGGTGAAAGAAGAGGGTTTCAGAAGTCTTGAGGTTCCTCCCGGTGTTGGAGGAAGATTCAGTGTGCTGACACCCGTTGGCCTGTTCTCTGCCATGGCAGAGGGAATCGACATAGAAGAACTCCACGAGGGAGCCCGGGATGCGTTCGAGAGATGCAGGAAGGAAGACCTGTTCGAGAATCCAGCGGCGATGATCGCCCTCACACACTATCTCTATCTGGAAAGAGGAAAGAACATCTCCGTCATGATGGCATACTCCAACAGGATGACGTACCTCGTGGACTGGTACAGGCAGCTGTGGGCAGAAAGCTTGGGAAAGAGATACAACCTGAGAGGTGAGGAGGTCTTCACGGGCCAGACACCGGTGAAGGCAATAGGGGCAACCGATCAGCACTCTCAGATACAGCTTTACAACGAAGGCCCGAACGACAAGGTGATAACATTTCTGAGGGTGGAAAACTTTGACAGAGAGATAATCATACCGGACACCGGAAGAGAAGAGCTCAAATACCTTGCAAGAAAAAGACTCTCTGAACTTCTTCTTGCAGAACAAACAGGAACAGAGGAAGCCCTCAAGAAGAACAACAGACCGAACATGAAAGTGATCTTCGACAGACTCACCCCTTACAATGTAGGTCAGTTCTTCGCTTACTACGAGGCTGCAACGGCCTTCATGGGGTATCTTCTTGAGATCAACCCCTTCGATCAGCCGGGTGTGGAACTTGGAAAGAAGATCACATTCGCTCTTATGGGAAGAGAAGGTTACGAGTACGAAATAAAAGATCGCATCAAGAAGGTGATCATAGAATGA
- the coaE gene encoding dephospho-CoA kinase (Dephospho-CoA kinase (CoaE) performs the final step in coenzyme A biosynthesis.), which translates to MVIGVTGKIGTGKTTVCEVLKRDYGAYVVNVDRIGHEVLEEVKEKLVELFGESILEDGKVSRKKLGEIVFSSEEKLKKLEQIVHPLMKKRVEDIVKKRSGLVVIEAALLRRMKLDTLCDHIITVVAEEEKIIERKESAKERLKFQKDVIPQGIVIPNNSSIPDLEKKIREVMSLIWERHESQEANTEEES; encoded by the coding sequence ATGGTGATAGGTGTCACGGGGAAGATAGGTACAGGAAAGACAACCGTTTGTGAGGTGCTGAAGAGGGACTATGGAGCCTACGTAGTGAACGTGGACAGGATCGGCCATGAGGTTCTGGAAGAGGTGAAAGAAAAACTCGTCGAATTGTTCGGTGAGTCGATTTTGGAAGATGGAAAGGTGAGCAGAAAAAAACTGGGTGAGATCGTATTCAGTTCCGAAGAGAAACTGAAAAAACTCGAACAAATCGTTCATCCACTAATGAAAAAAAGGGTGGAAGATATCGTGAAGAAAAGGAGCGGCCTTGTCGTGATAGAGGCCGCACTTCTGAGAAGAATGAAACTGGACACGCTCTGTGACCACATTATCACCGTTGTTGCAGAAGAAGAGAAGATCATCGAGAGAAAAGAATCTGCAAAAGAGAGGCTGAAATTTCAAAAAGATGTGATTCCTCAGGGAATCGTCATTCCAAACAACTCTTCGATCCCAGATCTTGAAAAAAAGATTAGGGAAGTGATGAGTCTCATATGGGAGAGACACGAATCACAGGAGGCGAATACAGAGGAAGAAAGTTGA
- a CDS encoding RsmD family RNA methyltransferase: MKTGDFFRPTMSSVRNALFNMVDVEGKSFLELFCGSCVVSCEALSRGASRVVCVDKSKRALKICKENLETIGRSAKLICKDTVDYLKTAKEKFDVIFLDPPYEDVDIIGKTLELLPKVMKKDSLAILEKSKRISLNLSGFEIVKRKDYGETELVFLKVKE, from the coding sequence TTGAAAACAGGAGATTTCTTTAGACCCACCATGTCTTCTGTGAGAAACGCCCTCTTTAACATGGTGGATGTGGAAGGAAAGAGCTTTCTGGAGCTCTTCTGTGGTAGTTGTGTCGTGAGCTGTGAGGCTTTGAGCAGAGGAGCAAGTAGAGTCGTGTGTGTTGACAAATCAAAGAGAGCTCTCAAGATATGCAAAGAAAACCTTGAAACAATAGGAAGATCCGCTAAGTTGATCTGCAAAGATACCGTAGATTATTTGAAGACAGCCAAAGAAAAATTCGACGTCATCTTTCTCGATCCTCCCTACGAAGACGTCGATATTATCGGAAAGACACTGGAGCTTCTTCCGAAGGTGATGAAAAAAGACAGTCTGGCGATTCTCGAAAAGAGCAAGAGGATCAGTTTGAATCTTTCCGGCTTTGAGATCGTCAAGAGAAAAGACTACGGCGAAACAGAACTTGTTTTTCTGAAGGTGAAAGAATGA
- a CDS encoding bifunctional 2-polyprenyl-6-hydroxyphenol methylase/3-demethylubiquinol 3-O-methyltransferase UbiG: MIVSPWEYYSRIAKEYDSMYETPKWRLYHRLIQSFLSEHLKEPCKVLDLGGGTGRWSLLLQGKGFDVTLVDPSEEMLKIAGEKGVKKLLKARAEDLPFPSCSFDAVLAMGDVLSYVENKIKAFSEIARVLIVNGLLLATVDNFYTFLQNIIEEDAWEKIPRFLKTQTLEVGNTLFSFNSYAFKPEDIESIEGFDTIDVRGIGVFDYSEVQLREKEDMIFEMEKEFSRDRAILWRAEHIFFALKKKEEPFGSPGGCGRD; the protein is encoded by the coding sequence ATGATTGTGAGTCCCTGGGAGTATTACAGCAGAATCGCAAAAGAGTACGATTCCATGTATGAAACACCGAAATGGAGGCTCTATCACCGACTCATTCAATCTTTTTTGAGTGAACACCTAAAGGAGCCTTGTAAAGTACTGGATCTTGGAGGAGGTACGGGAAGATGGAGTTTGCTTCTTCAGGGAAAAGGCTTTGATGTGACGCTGGTTGATCCCTCCGAGGAAATGCTGAAAATCGCAGGAGAAAAGGGTGTGAAGAAACTTCTGAAGGCTCGTGCAGAAGATCTTCCCTTTCCTTCGTGTTCCTTTGATGCTGTGCTGGCCATGGGGGATGTTCTGAGTTACGTTGAAAACAAAATTAAGGCGTTTTCCGAGATAGCAAGAGTTCTGATAGTAAATGGCCTCCTACTAGCTACGGTGGACAACTTCTATACCTTTCTCCAAAACATAATAGAGGAAGATGCCTGGGAGAAGATTCCTCGCTTTTTGAAAACTCAAACCCTTGAGGTAGGAAACACGCTTTTTTCCTTCAATTCCTACGCATTCAAACCCGAAGATATTGAGTCCATAGAGGGTTTTGACACGATCGACGTGCGTGGAATAGGAGTCTTTGACTACTCTGAGGTTCAGCTGAGAGAAAAAGAGGATATGATCTTCGAGATGGAGAAAGAATTTTCCAGAGATAGAGCCATTCTATGGAGGGCAGAGCACATATTCTTCGCTCTAAAAAAGAAAGAGGAGCCTTTCGGCTCCCCTGGTGGGTGCGGCAGGGATT